TACCAGAATAGGTGACCTACTAGAAAAAATAGTTCAAGGCTTGACAGGCTAGAAACTGCTATCCTGGGGCACAGATATTACCTTTATTACCTTTCTTATTAAAGTCAGTAGCTATTTTAGATCCTAAAAGTGCAATATATAGTCACACAATGCTGTGATAAGGCAGTGACAGCGTGGATGCAGGACTTATCTCCGTCccactgcaccacagaggcgCTGCTCTACTGTGATAAGAGTAAATATATTTATGATACAAATAAATGTGATATATATAAAAGCTTCTAGTTCAAATGCTATAGTTgaaagtttatttttttgttactctacGGGTAATTAttttgagggaagagagaaataaatatttaaaaaaatctgTATATTTAGCATTAAAATGTAAGTAACAAAATATCAAAAGTGTTCAGGATCTGTTATTAAATGAGATCATATTTATGTCACCTGCTATGTAACATAAAAGTACAAATAGAATTACCTCTTCAAATGAGATATTTATTTCAACTACTATATGCACCATAATATCACTTAGTCACTGAACTGTCTACATTTAGGTGAAAAAGCCCTCAACTATTTCCCTCCTCACATCTTGCCCTGTGGGTTGTGATCACCATGTATGATGTCATTGTCATTATTCATACCATCATCATTCCCAACTGGTGCGATCATTGGAATTCTTCTTCTTATGCACCTATTGTGGAGCCACATGCATGTAGCAGCTATTTTAGCACACTTCTTGGGGTCGTACTGCAGCGATCCACCTGAACGGTGAAGGCAGCGAAAGCGAGACTTCAGGACACCAAAGGTTTGTTCAATGATGACCCTTGTAGTTTTGTGGCTCCTGTTGTACTGCCGCTCACCTTCAGTCATGGGGTCATGGAAGGGTGTCAGCAGGTATGGTTCAAGAGGATATCCACAGTCTCCTAACAGATGAAAATCTC
This sequence is a window from Eriocheir sinensis breed Jianghai 21 chromosome 1, ASM2467909v1, whole genome shotgun sequence. Protein-coding genes within it:
- the LOC126999232 gene encoding putative nuclease HARBI1; the encoded protein is MEIKMPTNIYDVNRTAAAFSFIGGFPRVIGAIDCTHIPIKAPIENEHIYVNRKSFHSLNVQVICNAEMLITSFSVKYPGATNDAFIWRNCPLRDRFEAGTFRDFHLLGDCGYPLEPYLLTPFHDPMTEGERQYNRSHKTTRVIIEQTFGVLKSRFRCLHRSGGSLQYDPKKCAKIAATCMWLHNRCIRRRIPMIAPVGNDDGMNNDNDIIHGDHNPQGKM